The following coding sequences lie in one Capnocytophaga stomatis genomic window:
- the rnr gene encoding ribonuclease R: protein MSKRKKKLVKIKKHELTKGIFSVLEANQKESFNYKQIAAKLNISDASGRDMLIKKLVQLKEKKRILEPERGKYKAIPFQNYYKGVVDVTSRGNAYVAVDELDEDIFVPSNLLNKALHGDLVEVYVFPRFRNGKKLEGEVTKVLERNKVRFVGVVQMQKNFAFVLPTDHRMYTDIFVSKNDINGAENGDKVIVRIEKWEGKSNSPFGVIEQILGKPGEQTTEMHSILAEYGLPYAFPEEVEAFAKQLDTSITAEEIAKRRDMRDVLTFTIDPKDAKDFDDALSFEILENGNYEIGVHIADVSHYVQEGTILDEEAYNRATSVYLVDRVVPMLPEVLSNFACSLRPNEEKYTFSAVFEMNKKAEILNTWLGRTVIKSDHRLTYEEAQEIIETEGNREEAIGNSGTESNAYSLLPIPLENTILIFNDLAKKLRTKRMRLGAISFDKIEVKFHLDENDNPTHVYFKESKDANKLIEEFMLLANRKVAEFVAKQKKTFVYRVHDEPDDEKLMQLNGVISRFGYGINMKDKKSITHSLNSLLEEVKGKKEQNLVDTLAIRSMAKASYSTDNIGHYGLAFDFYTHFTSPIRRYPDVMVHRLLQKYLDNQPSEKQELYETKCKHSSQMENLASSAERDSIKYMQVKYMENHKNQHFAGVISGVTEWGIYVEIVENKCEGLVRTRDIKDDYYIFDEKQYALVGEVTKNMYQLGDEVVVRVKNTDLLKKQLDFELVQ from the coding sequence ATGTCAAAACGAAAAAAAAAATTGGTAAAAATTAAAAAACACGAACTTACAAAAGGTATTTTTTCCGTGTTGGAAGCCAACCAAAAAGAATCGTTCAATTACAAACAGATTGCGGCAAAGTTAAACATTTCTGACGCTTCAGGGCGAGATATGCTCATAAAAAAATTGGTTCAGCTTAAAGAAAAAAAGAGAATCTTGGAGCCAGAACGTGGCAAATACAAAGCCATTCCGTTCCAGAATTACTATAAAGGAGTGGTAGATGTTACCTCACGAGGAAATGCCTATGTAGCTGTTGATGAGTTAGATGAAGATATTTTTGTACCGTCAAATTTACTGAATAAAGCCTTGCACGGCGATTTGGTGGAAGTGTACGTTTTTCCACGTTTCAGAAATGGAAAAAAATTGGAAGGTGAGGTTACTAAAGTGTTGGAACGCAATAAAGTACGTTTTGTGGGTGTGGTGCAAATGCAGAAGAATTTCGCTTTTGTGTTGCCGACCGACCACCGAATGTACACCGATATTTTCGTGTCGAAAAACGATATCAACGGAGCAGAAAATGGCGATAAAGTCATCGTGCGTATTGAAAAATGGGAAGGGAAATCCAATTCACCTTTCGGGGTGATTGAGCAAATCCTTGGAAAACCCGGGGAGCAAACCACCGAGATGCATTCCATTTTGGCGGAATATGGCTTGCCGTACGCCTTTCCGGAAGAAGTTGAAGCCTTTGCTAAGCAGTTGGATACTTCCATCACTGCGGAAGAAATCGCCAAACGCAGAGATATGCGCGATGTGCTGACTTTCACCATCGACCCGAAAGATGCCAAGGATTTTGACGATGCCCTTTCGTTTGAAATTCTCGAAAACGGAAATTACGAAATCGGGGTGCATATCGCCGACGTGTCGCACTATGTTCAGGAGGGAACGATTTTGGACGAAGAAGCCTATAACCGAGCTACTTCCGTGTATTTGGTGGATAGGGTAGTGCCGATGCTCCCCGAAGTACTGTCGAATTTTGCGTGTTCGTTGCGTCCGAATGAGGAAAAGTACACCTTTTCAGCCGTTTTTGAAATGAACAAAAAAGCTGAAATTTTAAATACTTGGCTCGGAAGAACGGTTATCAAATCAGACCATCGATTAACGTACGAAGAAGCACAGGAAATTATTGAGACAGAAGGCAATAGGGAAGAGGCAATAGGCAATAGTGGTACAGAATCTAATGCCTATTCCCTATTGCCTATTCCCTTAGAAAATACCATTTTAATCTTCAATGATTTGGCTAAAAAACTGCGTACCAAACGAATGCGATTAGGAGCTATCTCTTTTGATAAAATCGAAGTGAAATTCCATTTGGATGAAAACGACAATCCAACGCACGTTTATTTCAAAGAAAGCAAAGATGCTAATAAACTTATTGAGGAATTTATGTTGTTGGCAAACCGAAAAGTAGCCGAATTTGTTGCCAAACAGAAGAAAACTTTTGTCTATCGTGTTCACGATGAGCCCGATGACGAAAAATTGATGCAGCTTAACGGGGTGATTTCTCGTTTCGGTTATGGCATCAATATGAAGGACAAGAAAAGTATTACGCACTCGCTGAATTCCCTTTTGGAGGAAGTAAAAGGCAAAAAGGAACAGAATTTGGTGGATACGCTTGCTATTCGTTCTATGGCAAAAGCCTCATATTCAACGGATAATATTGGTCATTATGGTTTGGCGTTTGATTTCTATACGCATTTTACTTCGCCTATTCGTCGTTATCCTGATGTGATGGTACACCGATTGTTGCAGAAATATTTAGATAATCAACCTTCTGAAAAACAGGAACTTTACGAAACTAAATGTAAACATTCTTCACAGATGGAGAATTTGGCTTCGTCTGCCGAGCGTGATTCGATTAAGTATATGCAGGTGAAATATATGGAAAATCATAAGAATCAGCATTTTGCGGGTGTTATTTCGGGCGTTACCGAATGGGGAATTTATGTGGAAATTGTGGAAAACAAATGCGAAGGTTTGGTCAGAACCCGTGATATTAAGGACGATTATTATATTTTCGATGAGAAACAATACGCTTTAGTAGGGGAGGTGACTAAAAATATGTATCAGCTTGGAGATGAAGTAGTTGTACGCGTTAAAAATACTGATTTACTCAAAAAACAATTGGATTTTGAGTTGGTGCAGTAA
- a CDS encoding alpha amylase C-terminal domain-containing protein: MFSILKTDTLLQKFADEIQARHAHFLQTQKVMRGDCVRLSDNLNSHLFYGLHLSENQWILREWAPNATKIYLLCNNNDWQTNEKYAFQKIDNENWEIRLPKSELSHGDLYKLYVEWQGGGAERLPSHARRVVQDEYTKVFTAQVWQPEMVYEWKNSRPDNNEPPLIYEAHIGMASELRKVATFTEFRLFVLPRIAELGYNTIQLMAIQEHPYYGSFGYQVANFFAVSSRFGTPEELKELIDTAHGLGIKVILDIVHSHSVSNESEGLGFFDGTDYLYFHSGERGKHPQWDSRLFDYGKPQVLNFLLSNCKYWLEEFQFDGFRFDGVTSMIYFDHGLGKAFTEYSLYYDGNQDVDAITYLTLANQVIHEIYPKAITVAEEMSGIPGLAFPIEGGGMGFDYKMHMGVPDYWIKLLEDYKDEDWHVGDIYYELTNKRAEEKTVSYAESHDQALVGDKTIFFRLADKEIYTGMSVFDQNLVIDRAIALHKMIRLVTITTAGNGYLAFMGNEWGHPEWIDFPREGNDWSYDHARRLWSLLDDENLKFKYLNNFDKAMIHFVRENQLLKEMPTILVRDNERQILAFERSGFLFVFNFNPSESFNNYEFEVEAGKYTYVLNSDNPNFGGQNRIDENVEHFTQYKYKKNLISLYIPSRLAIVLKVNK; encoded by the coding sequence ATGTTTTCTATTTTAAAAACAGATACGCTATTACAAAAATTTGCTGATGAAATTCAGGCTCGTCACGCACATTTTCTGCAAACTCAAAAAGTAATGCGAGGAGATTGCGTTCGTTTGTCCGATAATTTGAATTCTCATTTGTTTTACGGATTGCATCTATCAGAAAATCAGTGGATTTTACGCGAATGGGCTCCAAATGCAACGAAAATATATCTGCTTTGCAATAATAACGATTGGCAGACCAACGAAAAATATGCTTTTCAGAAGATAGACAATGAAAATTGGGAAATTCGTTTGCCGAAATCGGAACTTTCGCACGGCGATTTGTACAAATTGTACGTAGAATGGCAAGGTGGCGGAGCGGAAAGGCTTCCTTCGCACGCTCGAAGAGTGGTTCAGGACGAATACACTAAAGTTTTCACCGCTCAAGTTTGGCAGCCCGAAATGGTTTACGAGTGGAAGAATTCGCGTCCCGACAACAATGAACCGCCTTTGATTTACGAGGCACACATCGGGATGGCTTCCGAGCTTCGGAAAGTGGCAACTTTTACCGAATTCCGATTGTTTGTACTGCCTCGCATCGCAGAGTTGGGCTACAATACCATTCAACTGATGGCAATTCAGGAACATCCGTATTACGGTTCGTTCGGTTATCAGGTGGCGAATTTTTTCGCGGTGAGTTCCCGTTTCGGAACGCCCGAAGAACTTAAAGAGTTGATAGACACGGCTCACGGATTGGGAATAAAAGTCATTTTGGATATTGTGCATTCACATTCGGTGAGCAACGAGTCGGAAGGATTGGGCTTTTTTGACGGCACGGATTATCTGTATTTCCATTCGGGAGAGCGGGGAAAACATCCACAGTGGGATTCGCGTTTGTTCGATTACGGAAAACCACAAGTGCTTAATTTTCTGCTTTCTAATTGTAAATATTGGTTGGAAGAATTTCAGTTTGACGGCTTCCGATTTGATGGCGTAACCAGTATGATTTATTTCGACCACGGATTGGGAAAAGCCTTCACGGAATATTCTTTATATTACGATGGAAATCAAGATGTTGATGCGATAACATATCTGACGTTAGCAAATCAGGTTATTCACGAAATATATCCGAAAGCCATCACAGTTGCCGAAGAAATGAGTGGAATCCCGGGTTTGGCATTTCCTATCGAAGGTGGCGGAATGGGATTTGATTACAAAATGCATATGGGCGTGCCTGATTATTGGATAAAACTTTTGGAAGATTACAAGGACGAAGATTGGCACGTGGGTGATATCTATTACGAATTAACCAACAAACGAGCCGAAGAAAAAACTGTAAGTTATGCCGAAAGCCACGACCAAGCTTTGGTGGGTGACAAAACGATTTTTTTCCGTTTGGCAGACAAGGAAATCTACACGGGAATGAGCGTTTTTGACCAAAATTTGGTAATTGACAGAGCCATTGCACTTCATAAGATGATTCGTTTGGTAACCATTACCACAGCTGGAAACGGATATTTGGCGTTTATGGGTAACGAATGGGGACATCCCGAATGGATTGATTTTCCGCGTGAAGGAAATGATTGGAGTTACGACCACGCTCGTCGTTTGTGGAGTTTGCTTGATGATGAAAATCTGAAATTCAAGTATTTGAATAACTTTGATAAGGCGATGATTCATTTCGTGAGAGAAAATCAATTGCTCAAAGAAATGCCAACTATTTTGGTTCGCGACAATGAACGTCAGATTTTAGCTTTTGAACGAAGCGGATTTTTGTTTGTGTTCAATTTCAATCCGTCCGAGTCGTTTAATAATTATGAGTTTGAGGTAGAAGCAGGAAAATACACCTATGTTTTAAATTCGGACAATCCGAACTTTGGAGGGCAAAATCGTATCGATGAAAATGTCGAGCATTTTACGCAGTACAAATACAAAAAGAATCTGATTAGTTTGTACATTCCGTCAAGGTTGGCTATTGTTTTGAAAGTGAATAAATAA
- a CDS encoding four helix bundle protein → MKKENTLKIKTFDFSLRIVKLTKLLVDNRKEFIITKQLLRSGALVREAEYAESKRDFIHKLHIALKEANETEYWIELLYKSDYINVTEFDSVSTDLKEILKLLISSIKTIKRTINNN, encoded by the coding sequence ATGAAGAAAGAAAATACATTAAAAATAAAAACTTTTGATTTCTCTTTACGGATTGTCAAACTTACGAAATTATTGGTAGATAATCGAAAAGAATTCATCATAACCAAACAATTATTACGAAGTGGAGCATTGGTAAGAGAGGCTGAATATGCTGAAAGTAAAAGGGATTTCATTCACAAACTGCATATTGCATTGAAAGAAGCGAATGAAACAGAGTATTGGATAGAACTTTTGTATAAATCTGATTATATAAACGTTACAGAATTTGATTCTGTTTCAACGGATTTAAAAGAGATTTTAAAATTACTAATATCAAGTATAAAAACTATTAAGCGAACAATAAATAACAATTAA
- a CDS encoding glycogen debranching enzyme N-terminal domain-containing protein produces the protein MSYLTFKKKELINLEYSLDRELLGTNRGGGYSSSTLVFCNTRKYHGLLVVPLENCRGLNHVLLSSLDETIIQHGREFNFAVHQYPETYEPRGHKYIVDVSYEKAFTVIYQVGGVTLKKEILMVHNEPQVLVRYTLLEAHSPTKLRLNPLLAFRDIHSLSKANDLANKNIEKIDGGIKAKLYPDFPYLHLQLSQESDFEYNPNWNYNIFYKKEKERGYDYTEDLLTLGYFELSIKKGESVVFSASTEENNSKQLKQKFTRLINQRRERNSFEECLHYSASQFLIQKAGEIRVKEGYHWYNSNTRDTFIALPGIALAENTQKTFEDVLTSTKKYFSNGLFEKTISTHVAHPQYDADTSLWFFWTIQQYEKYTKKTAKQLWKEFGEMMQTILETYRNGQHKTIRMDSNGLIWSEDISRPLTWVDAQFDGGAIVPRNGYVVEVNALWYNAVCYALALAEASKDKDFLKEWSDLPTMIAENFNQTFWIADKKYLADYVNYAHQNRDVRPNQLITCALAYSPLDERSKKRVLDIVRQELLTPRGLRSLSPKNKSYESVSIGNVYDRDRATFNGSVHPWFIGFYIEAHLKIYGKTYIPDAEAILADFEEELSGHGVSTISAIYDGNPPFRSRGCISKARNVAEILRAKQLTMSYEL, from the coding sequence ATGAGTTATTTAACATTCAAAAAGAAAGAATTAATCAACTTGGAGTATTCTCTTGACAGAGAGCTTCTTGGCACCAATCGCGGGGGCGGATACAGCTCCTCTACCCTTGTGTTTTGCAACACCCGAAAATATCACGGACTTTTAGTCGTTCCGCTTGAAAATTGCAGAGGATTGAATCACGTTTTGCTCTCTTCGCTCGATGAAACCATCATTCAGCACGGACGCGAATTCAATTTTGCGGTGCATCAATATCCCGAAACTTACGAACCTCGCGGACACAAATATATCGTGGACGTTTCCTACGAAAAAGCCTTTACGGTCATTTATCAGGTGGGAGGCGTAACGCTCAAAAAGGAAATCTTGATGGTACATAATGAACCTCAGGTTTTGGTTCGTTACACTTTGCTCGAAGCCCACTCCCCTACTAAGTTGAGGTTGAATCCGTTATTAGCATTTCGGGACATTCATTCGCTTAGTAAAGCCAACGATTTGGCAAATAAAAACATTGAAAAAATTGATGGAGGAATCAAAGCCAAACTTTATCCCGATTTCCCATATTTGCATTTACAATTAAGCCAAGAATCTGATTTTGAATATAATCCGAATTGGAATTACAATATTTTCTATAAGAAAGAAAAAGAACGCGGATACGATTATACGGAAGATTTGCTTACGCTCGGCTATTTCGAGTTGAGCATCAAAAAAGGCGAAAGTGTTGTATTTTCGGCAAGTACGGAGGAAAATAACAGCAAGCAACTCAAACAAAAATTCACCCGACTTATCAATCAGCGACGTGAACGAAATTCCTTTGAGGAATGCCTCCACTACTCTGCCTCGCAGTTTTTGATTCAAAAAGCGGGTGAAATTCGCGTAAAAGAAGGCTATCATTGGTATAACAGCAACACGCGTGACACGTTCATCGCCTTGCCGGGAATTGCCTTGGCGGAAAATACTCAAAAAACGTTTGAAGACGTACTTACATCAACCAAAAAATATTTCTCTAACGGGCTTTTTGAAAAGACGATAAGCACGCACGTAGCTCATCCTCAGTATGATGCCGATACGTCTTTGTGGTTTTTCTGGACGATTCAGCAGTACGAAAAATACACCAAAAAAACGGCAAAACAGCTTTGGAAAGAATTTGGCGAAATGATGCAAACCATTTTGGAAACCTATCGAAATGGGCAACACAAAACCATACGAATGGACAGCAACGGACTCATTTGGTCGGAAGATATTAGCCGTCCGCTTACGTGGGTTGATGCTCAGTTTGACGGCGGTGCGATTGTTCCGCGAAATGGTTACGTGGTGGAGGTTAATGCTTTGTGGTACAACGCCGTATGTTACGCATTGGCTTTGGCAGAAGCCTCAAAGGATAAAGATTTTCTGAAAGAATGGAGCGATTTACCTACGATGATTGCTGAAAATTTCAATCAAACCTTTTGGATTGCTGACAAAAAATACTTGGCAGATTATGTGAATTATGCTCATCAAAATCGTGATGTTCGCCCCAATCAGTTGATAACTTGTGCGTTGGCGTATTCTCCTTTGGATGAGCGAAGTAAGAAACGCGTTTTGGACATTGTCAGACAAGAATTGCTCACACCACGAGGATTGCGTTCGTTATCACCTAAAAATAAAAGTTACGAAAGCGTAAGTATTGGCAACGTGTACGACCGTGACCGAGCTACATTTAACGGGTCGGTACATCCTTGGTTTATAGGATTTTATATAGAAGCTCATTTAAAAATTTATGGAAAAACCTATATCCCTGATGCAGAAGCAATTTTAGCTGATTTTGAGGAAGAATTAAGCGGACACGGTGTAAGTACCATTTCGGCTATTTACGATGGAAATCCGCCATTTCGTTCGCGAGGTTGCATTTCCAAAGCCCGAAATGTAGCCGAAATCCTTCGAGCCAAACAGCTGACAATGAGTTATGAGTTGTAG
- a CDS encoding DUF1493 family protein, with protein MVNTDYNKLYALIFEITNRQVTEADDNFRLEEDLGIYGDEAVDFITRYAEMFQVDVSEFPVYEYFNVEADSVSLFFRKLFGFSKKKKTLTIFDLKKGIINKKINKE; from the coding sequence GTGGTAAATACTGATTATAATAAATTGTATGCTCTCATTTTTGAGATTACTAACCGACAAGTAACGGAAGCCGATGATAATTTTCGATTGGAGGAAGATTTAGGAATTTACGGTGATGAGGCAGTTGATTTTATTACTCGTTATGCTGAAATGTTTCAGGTTGATGTAAGTGAGTTTCCTGTTTATGAGTATTTTAATGTGGAGGCTGATTCCGTTTCTCTGTTCTTTCGTAAATTGTTCGGGTTTTCAAAAAAGAAAAAAACACTAACTATTTTTGATTTAAAAAAAGGAATTATAAACAAAAAAATAAATAAAGAATAA
- a CDS encoding tetratricopeptide repeat protein encodes MNKYLMFFVLLSYHCFSQQHQEEIIKTYLNDCAMKYNYNYQMKQWQDCLDLGLQRDSTIAYLWQQKAMPYFKAQKYEVGMSYLDKAVIYNPKRWLPYRGFIKCIFSKSYKEAIDDFEKSILLLGNQYEMDHTYRFYIALSYLQLNEFEKAERLFEQDISEQEQKFKTAHYLDLFYFGICKFELEKFDEAIIFFDKALEQYPQFSDVWYYKAVCFLRLGQSEKAVEPYEKAKDYAKQGYTINEDNVVYEKYPYQVRW; translated from the coding sequence ATGAATAAATATCTGATGTTCTTTGTATTGTTGTCATACCATTGTTTTTCGCAACAACATCAAGAAGAGATTATTAAAACCTATTTGAACGATTGTGCGATGAAATACAACTACAATTATCAGATGAAGCAATGGCAAGACTGTTTGGATTTAGGACTTCAAAGAGATAGTACTATTGCTTATTTGTGGCAACAGAAGGCAATGCCCTATTTCAAGGCACAAAAGTACGAAGTCGGAATGTCTTATTTGGACAAGGCAGTTATTTATAATCCGAAGCGTTGGTTGCCTTATCGGGGTTTTATCAAATGTATTTTTTCGAAGTCGTATAAGGAAGCAATTGATGATTTTGAGAAATCAATTCTTTTACTTGGTAATCAGTATGAAATGGATCATACATATCGGTTTTACATAGCTTTATCCTACTTGCAACTTAACGAATTCGAAAAAGCAGAAAGATTATTTGAACAGGATATTTCAGAGCAGGAACAAAAATTCAAAACGGCTCATTACTTGGATTTATTTTATTTTGGGATTTGTAAGTTTGAATTGGAAAAATTTGATGAGGCAATCATCTTTTTTGACAAAGCTCTTGAACAATACCCTCAATTTTCAGATGTTTGGTATTATAAAGCGGTTTGTTTTTTACGTTTGGGACAATCCGAAAAAGCTGTTGAACCTTATGAAAAAGCCAAAGATTACGCAAAACAAGGGTATACCATAAATGAAGACAACGTAGTTTATGAAAAATATCCTTATCAAGTACGATGGTAA
- a CDS encoding YdeI/OmpD-associated family protein codes for MKLLTDKIYRIEKFEGKGGWTFVRLPEIKPNKNAPFGWVRVFGTIDGHSIEKYNLQSMGNGNLFLPLNAQIRKKIKKQAGDDVHIVLYEDNVPSEIVNELKMCLQDEKHLWETFLSYSETKRKKLIDWIYQSKNEDEKANRIVEIINRISSEKIKD; via the coding sequence ATGAAGTTATTAACTGATAAAATCTATCGTATTGAAAAATTTGAGGGCAAAGGCGGTTGGACGTTCGTTCGGCTTCCTGAAATCAAACCCAACAAAAACGCCCCTTTTGGTTGGGTACGAGTTTTCGGCACTATTGATGGACATTCTATCGAAAAGTACAATTTACAATCGATGGGAAACGGAAATTTGTTTTTGCCACTGAATGCTCAAATCAGAAAGAAGATAAAGAAACAAGCAGGTGATGATGTGCATATTGTGTTGTATGAAGATAACGTTCCGTCAGAAATTGTTAACGAACTCAAAATGTGTTTACAAGATGAAAAACATCTTTGGGAAACATTTTTGAGCTATTCTGAAACAAAAAGAAAAAAACTAATTGATTGGATTTATCAGTCTAAAAATGAAGATGAAAAAGCAAACCGAATTGTGGAGATAATTAACAGAATAAGTAGTGAAAAAATAAAGGATTGA
- a CDS encoding PDDEXK nuclease domain-containing protein gives MKLFTDIKDIILQAREKAVRSVNNARTLMYWHIGKRIFEEEQQGKKRADYGSYLIKELSAKLEPDFGSLCSFRQLNLYRQFYKTFPIVNALHSQLNWTQYKILMRIDDQHKREFYIAETTKNNWTSRQLERQINASLYERLLLSNDKESVLAVARNERQPSDPKEIIKDPMVLEFLGLKQQSTYYEKDLETKMLSHLQEFLLELGNGFSFVARQKRIHIEGDEFFVDLVFYNRLLQSFVIIEIKTDKLTHQDIGQLQMYVNYYDRTQKLSHENPTIGILLCADKNDAVVKYTLPENQKHIITSKYQLYLPTEKQLLDEIRKEIENFEINEEDEKPDEVQ, from the coding sequence ATGAAGCTATTTACCGATATAAAAGATATTATTTTACAGGCTCGTGAAAAGGCGGTACGCTCAGTCAATAACGCACGTACGCTGATGTATTGGCATATTGGTAAACGTATTTTTGAGGAAGAACAGCAAGGTAAAAAACGAGCAGATTACGGAAGTTACCTCATTAAGGAGCTTTCTGCCAAGTTAGAACCCGACTTCGGGAGTCTTTGTTCATTTCGACAACTGAACTTATATAGGCAATTTTACAAAACTTTCCCAATTGTGAACGCACTGCATTCACAATTGAATTGGACTCAGTATAAGATACTTATGCGAATAGATGACCAACATAAACGAGAGTTTTACATCGCCGAAACAACAAAAAATAATTGGACTTCTCGGCAGTTGGAACGACAAATAAACGCTTCTTTGTACGAAAGACTTTTGCTTTCGAACGATAAAGAAAGCGTGCTTGCCGTTGCTCGAAATGAAAGGCAACCTTCTGACCCAAAGGAAATAATCAAAGACCCTATGGTTTTGGAATTTTTGGGTTTGAAACAACAAAGTACCTATTATGAAAAGGATTTAGAAACTAAAATGCTTTCTCATTTACAGGAGTTTTTGTTGGAATTGGGCAATGGGTTTTCGTTTGTAGCTCGGCAAAAACGCATTCATATTGAGGGAGATGAGTTTTTCGTAGATTTAGTGTTTTACAATCGTTTGTTACAAAGTTTTGTGATTATCGAAATCAAAACCGATAAACTTACCCATCAGGATATAGGGCAGTTACAGATGTACGTCAATTATTATGACCGCACACAGAAACTCAGCCACGAAAACCCAACTATTGGCATTTTACTTTGTGCCGACAAAAATGACGCTGTGGTAAAATATACTCTTCCTGAGAATCAAAAGCATATTATAACAAGTAAATACCAATTGTATTTGCCAACAGAAAAACAACTTTTAGATGAAATACGTAAAGAAATTGAAAATTTTGAAATAAATGAAGAAGATGAAAAACCTGATGAAGTACAATAA
- a CDS encoding glycosyltransferase family 4 protein codes for MSVKVLMFGWEFPPHISGGLGTACYGIAKGLAKHDVNVLFVMPKAGGDEDSSVADIINASDVEMLQNMENIEEFWKNINFMEIGSNLVPYLDPETFAREREAYLKTGESKEKISFRNKFQFSGKYGANLMEEVYRYALVAGTVAKNHQFDVIHAHDWLTYSAGIVAKKLSGKPLVVHVHATEYDRGGEHNRNTLVYDIEKRGMEAADIVVTVSNWTRNIVVEKYGINPEKVITVHNAVDFSAETTEKEERGVKEKIVTFLGRITLQKGPEYFVEAAAKVLKRTPNVRFVMAGSGEKMNPLVRRVAQLGIGTKFHFTGFLKGGEVQRMFRYSDVYVMPSVSEPFGISPLEAMRSGVPTIISKQSGVAEVLNHAIKVDYWDIDALADAIHGILSYPTLAEFMSREGYDEVNQLKWENASLKLKTIYEMLVSK; via the coding sequence ATGAGTGTAAAAGTACTAATGTTCGGTTGGGAGTTTCCGCCCCACATCAGTGGAGGACTTGGCACAGCCTGCTACGGAATCGCCAAAGGCTTGGCAAAGCACGATGTAAATGTTTTGTTCGTGATGCCAAAAGCAGGAGGCGATGAAGATAGTTCCGTTGCCGACATCATAAACGCAAGTGATGTGGAAATGCTTCAAAATATGGAAAACATTGAAGAATTCTGGAAGAACATCAACTTTATGGAAATCGGCTCGAATCTGGTTCCGTATTTAGACCCCGAAACCTTTGCCCGCGAACGCGAAGCTTATCTGAAAACGGGCGAAAGTAAGGAGAAAATTTCTTTCAGAAATAAATTCCAATTCTCGGGAAAGTACGGCGCAAACCTGATGGAGGAAGTCTATCGGTATGCTTTGGTTGCCGGAACCGTGGCAAAGAATCATCAGTTTGATGTTATTCACGCCCACGATTGGCTCACGTACAGCGCAGGGATTGTTGCTAAGAAACTATCGGGAAAACCGCTTGTCGTTCACGTGCACGCTACGGAATATGACAGAGGCGGGGAACACAATCGAAATACATTAGTTTACGACATCGAAAAACGAGGAATGGAAGCCGCCGACATTGTGGTTACGGTGAGTAACTGGACGCGCAACATCGTGGTTGAGAAGTACGGAATCAATCCGGAGAAGGTTATCACGGTGCACAATGCAGTTGACTTTTCGGCAGAGACCACCGAGAAGGAAGAACGAGGCGTTAAAGAGAAAATCGTGACTTTCTTAGGAAGAATCACGCTGCAAAAAGGTCCGGAATACTTCGTTGAAGCCGCCGCAAAGGTGTTAAAACGAACGCCCAATGTGCGTTTTGTAATGGCAGGAAGCGGCGAAAAGATGAATCCGCTTGTCCGACGAGTGGCACAGCTGGGCATCGGAACAAAATTCCATTTCACGGGCTTTCTCAAAGGAGGCGAAGTGCAACGGATGTTCCGTTATAGTGATGTGTATGTAATGCCTTCGGTTTCGGAGCCTTTCGGGATTTCGCCTTTGGAAGCGATGCGTTCGGGCGTGCCTACCATCATTTCAAAACAGTCGGGCGTAGCCGAAGTATTGAATCACGCCATTAAAGTTGATTATTGGGACATTGACGCACTGGCTGACGCTATTCACGGCATTCTCTCCTACCCTACGCTCGCCGAATTTATGTCGCGGGAAGGCTACGACGAGGTAAATCAACTCAAATGGGAAAATGCTTCCTTAAAGCTCAAAACCATTTATGAGATGCTTGTGAGTAAGTAA